Proteins co-encoded in one Papaver somniferum cultivar HN1 chromosome 5, ASM357369v1, whole genome shotgun sequence genomic window:
- the LOC113277401 gene encoding uncharacterized protein LOC113277401 translates to MTHSISFSVEMRSAVVETSSSSQEIGGGGGRSCVSIRNRQTTRSSANSLSRSSCQPQDSSSSVSSSDDHDHATCATPTWIGKGLTCVCFKRKGAYERICINLTPLQEDRLRRLKHRMKVNFDASRADHQISFQRLLNKQGGKRATWQYPFSAAGVNITFMIMQMLDLESTKPRTFVRAVFIQMLSEDEWAFDLLYCVAFVVMDKQWLDKNATYMEFNDVLKSTRAQLERELLLDDVLRIEDMPSYGLLC, encoded by the exons ATGACACATTCTATCTCATTTTCTGTTGAAATGAGGAGTGCAGTGGTAGAGACAAGCAGCAGCAGCCAAGAAATAGGAGGAGGAGGAGGGAGAAGTTGCGTTTCCATTAGAAATCGCCAGACAACTCGTTCTTCGGCTAATTCACTCTCTAGATCATCTTGTCAACCTCAAGACTCTTCTTCATCTGTTTCTTCATCAG ATGATCATGATCATGCTACTTGTGCCACTCCCACATGGATTGGAAAGGGTCTTACTTGTGTTTGTTTCAAAAGAAAAGGAGCTTATGAGCGGATTTGCATCAATTTGACACCATTACAG GAAGATAGATTGCGGAGGTTGAAACATAGAATGAAGGTGAATTTTGATGCTTCTAGAGCTGACCACCAG ATATCCTTCCAACGTCTTTTAAATAAGCAAGGGGGTAAACGAGCTACTTGGCAGTATCCATTTTCCGCTGCTGGCGTGAATATTACATTCATGATCATGCAAATGCTAGACCTAGAATCCA CGAAACCAAGGACCTTTGTAAGAGCAGTTTTCATCCAGATGTTATCAG aAGATGAATGGGCATTTgacttgctttattgtgtggcgTTTGTGGTCATGGACAAGCAATGGCTAGACAAAAATGCCACATACATGGAATTCAAT GATGTTCTGAAATCAACTCGGGCTCAACTTGAACGAGAACTTCTACTGGATGATGTCTTACGGATTGAAGACATGCCGTCATATGGCCTTCTCTGTTGA
- the LOC113277402 gene encoding uncharacterized protein LOC113277402: MEIWQATILLLSLMIAKAFADLQNPGFESPPTNIPKNSINTFASLNSTINTIPGWSYQGTVKYVTSTSPGEHAIYLGQNGKINQTFKSNQESNHYLLTFNLQPAQSNCSNPTSVVISGPDRAVRIFYQQKFGNDTWETHACYLGSHGNGDLINLFIENQTTDQSMDGDDDLGGNTTVITNCGVVLDSFILKNIVNPIKNSESNFLLNGGFEYGPAFPNNSFGGILIDAESSPTQSTLNQWAILGTVKYISSNKNYIVPEGNAAIEIVSGESSGLQTAVTLKKGTKYDLELVIADANDSCIGDFMVGVQAGSTGKNFTLQSKGIGSSEEFTLTFVADSSVTPISILSFTTTQTKDLVFCGPVIDKVVLLASYGLKLRIKVLFVGLGFLVTLTQFIG, encoded by the exons ATGGAGATATGGCAAGCAACAATACTTCTTCTTTCACTCATGATAGCCAAGGCATTTGCAG ATCTTCAAAACCCTGGTTTTGAATCACCACCAACAAACATACCAAAAAACTCAATAAACACATTTGCGTCATTGAATTCAACAATAAATACCATTCCAGGATGGTCATACCAAGGCACAGTCAAGTATGTAACTTCTACTAGTCCTGGTGAACATGCTATATATTTAGGTCAAAATGGAAAAATTAATCAAACATTCAAATCAAATCAAGAATCAAACCATTATTTACTTACCTTTAATCTTCAACCAGCTCAATCAAATTGCTCTAACCCTACTAGTGTTGTTATATCTGGGCCAGATAGAGCAGTTCGTATTTTTTATCAACAGAAATTTGGGAATGATACTTGGGAAACTCATGCTTGTTATTTGGGAAGTCATGGTAATGGAGACTTGATTAAtctatttattgaaaatcaaacaACTGATCAAAGtatggatggtgatgatgatcttGGTGGTAATACTACTGTTATTACTAATTGTGGGGTGGTTCTGGATTCATTCATTCTCAAGAACATTGTCAATCCTATCAAGAATTCTG AAAGCAACTTCTTGCTAAATGGTGGATTCGAATACGGGCCTGCATTTCCCAACAATTCCTTTGGCGGTATTCTGATTGATGCAGAATCAAGTCCAACTCAGTCTACATTAAACCAATGGGCAATACTAGGTACAGTGAAATACATTTCTTCAAACAAGAACTATATAGTCCCAGAAGGAAATGCTGCAATCGAGATTGTTTCAGGGGAATCAAGTGGGTTACAAACAGCAGTTACACTAAAAAAAGGTACCAAGTATGACCTGGAACTCGTAATTGCTGATGCCAATGATTCATGTATTGGTGATTTCATGGTGGGTGTTCAAGCAGGATCAACTGGTAAAAATTTCACATTACAAAGTAAAGGAATTGGTTCATCGGAGGAATTTACATTGACATTTGTAGCAGATTCAAGTGTTACTCCTATTAGTATCCTAAGTTTCACAACAACCCAAACTAAAGATCTTGTGTTTTGTGGTCCTGTGATTGACAAAGTTGTACTTCTTGCTTCTTATGGCTTGAAACTGCGAATAAAGGTTCTTTTTGTTGGTCTTGGGTTTCTTGTAACTCTTACACAATTTATTGGGTAG